In Alteromonas sp. V450, the following proteins share a genomic window:
- a CDS encoding pitrilysin family protein translates to MTLLKHLTKSFRLGFGAVAISSVALSSAIANDDINIDYEKFTTDNGLTVIVHEDRKAPVVAVAVWYKVGSKDEPQGKSGFAHLFEHLMFNGSENYDDEWFGPLQEAGATGLNGTTSFDRTNYFQTVPTPALDRILWMESDRMGHLLGAVTQEKLDEQRGVVQNEKRQGEDQPYGSVFTHIIKALFPDEHPYHHPVIGSMEDLNSASLDDVKDWFNQYYGPNNAILVLSGDINADEAKPLVNKYFGDIEPGPALSKWEAWVPNRTVNTREVIQDKVPQSRIYRLWVSPQNTSPTATDLFIAASVLGDGKNSRLYKELVYDKQLATNASVFNYELQMASIFGVTVDVKDGVDVAQVEKEMDKVIANFLRKGPSKDEVKLVSTKSRASIIRGLEEVGGFGGKADTLASGEYIAGDPNYFKTELAELESATPKAVKAAANEWLKEGWHQITVVPFIEHAATAEGVDRSTGLPSIDTETQLSFPDVEQTTLSNGINVVFAQRATVPLVNVALQFDAGYAADAGGKLGLASFTTRMLDEGAGDYDALELAAELEKLGTNLGSGSNLDTTTVSMSMLKENMKPSLSILGDIIKDPTFDNEEIERQRALLLNSIAQQKTRPISIALTLLPPLIYGDDHAYGIPFTGTGTAEDVKAISRSDLVNFKNTWLRPDNATIFVVGDTSMKEIKPMLEKEFGKWKVSGSKGSKQIATASLPEKGQAIIIDRPGSQQSLILAAHLAPSTGAENNIAIDAMNTTLGGAFTARVNMNLREDKGWSYGAYTFLQDARGQRPFMVYAPVQTDKTGPSLQELKKELNAYLGEKPPVEFELERARLDSVRSLPGQFETAVSVMNSLLSSNRFNRAYDYPESLVEKYNSLSVADLSEAAKEVIKTDKLTWVIIGDASKIQAEVEAAGIGEVTVKSMNEL, encoded by the coding sequence ATGACTTTATTAAAACATCTAACCAAAAGCTTTAGGCTAGGCTTTGGTGCGGTGGCTATTAGCAGCGTAGCGTTGAGCTCGGCTATCGCAAACGATGATATCAATATTGATTATGAAAAGTTTACGACAGATAACGGTTTGACGGTTATCGTCCACGAAGACAGAAAAGCCCCTGTTGTGGCAGTTGCCGTTTGGTACAAAGTTGGCTCTAAAGACGAGCCGCAGGGCAAATCAGGTTTCGCTCACCTTTTTGAACACCTTATGTTCAACGGTTCTGAAAACTACGACGACGAGTGGTTTGGACCTTTGCAAGAGGCAGGTGCGACAGGATTAAACGGCACCACAAGCTTTGATAGAACTAACTATTTCCAAACTGTACCAACACCTGCGCTCGACCGCATATTGTGGATGGAATCAGATCGTATGGGGCACCTGCTAGGTGCGGTAACTCAAGAAAAGCTAGACGAGCAGCGTGGCGTAGTTCAAAACGAGAAGCGTCAAGGCGAAGATCAGCCATACGGCAGCGTGTTTACTCACATTATTAAAGCGCTTTTCCCAGATGAGCATCCTTACCATCATCCAGTCATTGGCTCAATGGAAGACCTTAATTCTGCGTCACTAGACGATGTTAAGGACTGGTTTAATCAATATTATGGCCCTAATAACGCTATCTTAGTGCTTAGTGGCGATATCAATGCGGATGAAGCCAAACCCCTTGTAAACAAATATTTTGGAGACATTGAGCCAGGTCCAGCACTATCAAAGTGGGAAGCCTGGGTGCCAAACCGCACCGTGAATACTCGGGAAGTTATCCAAGATAAAGTGCCGCAGTCTCGTATTTATCGACTATGGGTTTCACCGCAAAATACATCGCCAACAGCGACCGACTTGTTCATTGCTGCTAGCGTGCTCGGCGATGGCAAAAACTCACGTCTATATAAAGAACTTGTTTATGACAAGCAGTTAGCGACTAACGCCTCTGTATTTAATTACGAGCTTCAAATGGCTTCAATTTTTGGTGTTACTGTTGATGTGAAAGACGGCGTTGATGTAGCGCAAGTTGAGAAGGAAATGGATAAAGTTATTGCCAATTTCCTGCGTAAAGGGCCGAGCAAAGATGAGGTTAAATTAGTTTCGACTAAGTCTAGAGCATCTATTATCCGTGGTCTTGAAGAAGTAGGTGGTTTTGGCGGTAAAGCTGATACGCTTGCATCGGGCGAGTATATTGCTGGGGACCCAAATTACTTCAAAACAGAATTGGCAGAGTTAGAAAGCGCGACGCCTAAAGCCGTGAAAGCAGCTGCTAATGAGTGGCTCAAAGAAGGGTGGCACCAAATTACTGTAGTACCCTTTATTGAGCATGCTGCAACAGCAGAGGGCGTAGACCGTTCAACAGGGCTTCCATCAATCGACACGGAAACTCAATTGAGCTTTCCAGACGTAGAGCAAACCACGCTTTCTAATGGTATAAATGTTGTGTTTGCACAGCGCGCAACCGTTCCTTTGGTTAATGTTGCGCTTCAATTTGACGCCGGATACGCAGCTGACGCGGGTGGAAAACTGGGGTTAGCGAGCTTTACTACACGTATGCTAGACGAAGGTGCCGGAGACTACGATGCCCTTGAACTGGCGGCAGAGTTAGAAAAGCTGGGTACAAATCTAGGCAGTGGCTCAAACCTGGATACAACGACAGTAAGTATGTCAATGCTCAAAGAAAATATGAAGCCGTCGTTGTCTATTTTAGGTGATATTATAAAAGATCCAACGTTTGACAACGAAGAAATTGAACGTCAACGTGCACTTTTACTTAACAGTATTGCACAGCAGAAAACACGCCCAATTAGCATTGCGCTTACTTTACTGCCGCCGCTCATCTATGGTGATGACCATGCCTATGGCATTCCTTTCACAGGGACAGGCACTGCTGAAGACGTGAAAGCAATCTCCCGTAGCGATTTGGTGAATTTCAAAAATACATGGCTTCGCCCTGATAACGCGACAATTTTTGTTGTAGGCGATACCAGTATGAAAGAAATAAAACCAATGCTCGAGAAAGAATTCGGCAAATGGAAAGTATCGGGATCTAAAGGCAGCAAACAGATTGCAACGGCAAGCCTGCCGGAAAAAGGTCAAGCTATTATCATTGACAGACCGGGATCTCAGCAGTCGTTAATCCTTGCTGCGCACCTAGCGCCATCAACGGGTGCCGAAAATAATATTGCAATTGATGCAATGAACACGACGCTTGGCGGCGCATTTACTGCACGTGTCAACATGAACTTGCGTGAAGACAAAGGATGGTCTTATGGTGCTTACACCTTCTTACAAGACGCGAGAGGTCAACGTCCATTCATGGTTTACGCACCGGTTCAAACCGATAAAACAGGACCGTCGCTTCAAGAGCTTAAGAAAGAGCTTAATGCCTATCTTGGTGAAAAGCCGCCAGTTGAGTTTGAGTTAGAAAGAGCGAGATTAGACTCTGTTCGTTCACTACCAGGTCAATTTGAAACGGCAGTTTCAGTTATGAACAGCCTGCTTTCAAGCAATCGTTTCAATCGTGCATATGACTATCCTGAGTCGTTAGTTGAAAAGTACAACAGCCTGTCAGTTGCGGACTTGAGCGAAGCGGCCAAAGAGGTCATAAAAACGGATAAGTTGACATGGGTCATTATCGGCGATGCAAGCAAAATACAGGCTGAAGTAGAAGCCGCAGGCATTGGTGAAGTGACAGTTAAGAGTATGAATGAGCTCTAA
- a CDS encoding YfcL family protein — protein MLPPAAAPQEVIKAIADIEAALDDVVNHGSDDELFIASYLQGHFAVEARQLEMAKEASIELLHTKVTKSLTNAFQNKELEEDDAEKVVALWNRMLNKVCV, from the coding sequence GTGTTACCACCTGCTGCGGCACCGCAAGAAGTTATTAAAGCCATTGCCGATATTGAAGCTGCTCTGGACGATGTCGTTAATCATGGCAGTGATGATGAATTATTTATTGCTAGCTATCTACAGGGCCACTTCGCCGTTGAGGCACGCCAACTGGAAATGGCTAAAGAAGCATCAATAGAATTACTACACACCAAAGTTACAAAAAGCCTCACTAACGCTTTTCAAAATAAAGAGTTAGAAGAGGATGACGCTGAAAAAGTAGTTGCGCTTTGGAACAGGATGCTAAACAAAGTTTGCGTTTAA
- a CDS encoding ATP-NAD kinase family protein, with protein MNQAHLSQSMSDSKPKFKLGVVVNPFAGIGGALALKGSDGAEIREKALAMGAEKKANEKMAKALSILEALSGQFTVVTASGDMGETVCESLGIPCEVIYTAIAEQTEGEDSERAAKAMVDANVDLLLFAGGDGTARNICSVVGTQVPVLGVPAGCKIHSGVYCVSPSAAGQVVSQMIAGELVSEMDAEVRDIDENAFREGKVIAKHYGEMRVPAELTYVQAVKMGGKEDEALVLDDIAAYVSEIMDDEPDTYFVMGSGSTVGAIMDFLGLDNTLLGVDVVKQGELVASDVTASELIALTNDKPTKVILTVIGGQGHILGRGNQQLSPAFIRQIGKKNMLVVATKQKLQALNGKPLRLDSNDAALDAELAGPFTVITGYKDKVLCQAV; from the coding sequence ATGAATCAAGCTCATCTTAGCCAATCAATGTCTGATAGCAAACCTAAATTCAAATTGGGCGTTGTAGTGAACCCCTTTGCCGGCATCGGTGGAGCCCTTGCACTTAAAGGCAGCGACGGTGCTGAAATTCGAGAAAAAGCACTGGCCATGGGCGCAGAGAAAAAAGCCAATGAAAAAATGGCAAAAGCACTCAGTATTCTAGAGGCGTTGTCAGGCCAGTTCACAGTGGTTACAGCCTCAGGCGACATGGGCGAAACCGTATGTGAGTCTTTAGGTATTCCCTGTGAAGTTATCTACACAGCTATTGCAGAGCAAACCGAAGGTGAAGATTCAGAGCGCGCAGCTAAAGCAATGGTTGACGCAAACGTCGACTTGCTGCTTTTTGCAGGCGGCGACGGCACAGCGCGTAATATCTGTAGTGTAGTTGGCACACAGGTGCCTGTGTTAGGTGTGCCTGCAGGTTGTAAAATTCACTCTGGTGTTTATTGTGTGTCGCCGTCAGCGGCAGGACAGGTGGTAAGTCAAATGATTGCAGGCGAACTTGTGAGTGAAATGGACGCCGAAGTACGTGACATTGACGAAAACGCATTTCGCGAAGGTAAAGTTATTGCAAAGCATTACGGTGAAATGCGCGTACCCGCAGAACTTACTTACGTTCAGGCAGTAAAAATGGGCGGCAAAGAAGACGAGGCCTTGGTGCTCGATGATATTGCCGCTTATGTTAGCGAAATTATGGACGATGAGCCCGACACCTATTTTGTCATGGGGTCGGGCTCTACCGTTGGCGCAATTATGGACTTTTTGGGCCTCGACAACACCTTGTTAGGTGTGGACGTGGTCAAGCAAGGAGAGTTAGTCGCAAGTGACGTGACTGCCAGCGAACTGATTGCGCTGACTAACGACAAACCCACCAAAGTTATTTTGACGGTTATCGGAGGTCAGGGCCACATACTGGGGCGCGGAAATCAGCAGTTAAGCCCTGCTTTTATACGTCAAATTGGCAAAAAGAATATGCTTGTCGTTGCCACTAAACAAAAGTTACAGGCCTTAAACGGTAAGCCGCTGCGCCTAGACTCAAACGATGCAGCATTAGACGCTGAGCTCGCCGGCCCGTTTACCGTCATTACAGGTTACAAAGATAAAGTACTTTGCCAAGCGGTGTGA
- a CDS encoding elongation factor P hydroxylase, producing the protein MNIAGSHALFDKIETKNIDTKRSDAANLASEKAIMHQETPASTSCLEKDPEVPALITLFNSTFKDFNTRLVLGDDEPIYIPAGGAKPYHQIVFAHGFFSSALHEIAHWCIAGEKRRLLEDYGYWYCPDGRDAAQQADFEKVEVKPQAIEWAFTEAAGRTFQVSTDNLNGAEPDREGFTRNVAAQLKRYKSEGFPPRAERFINALLSVFGTGKVSGWPNRVVNTNIINRTSTDSCQRAVSSELGNGIGVDAE; encoded by the coding sequence ATGAACATCGCCGGTAGTCACGCTCTGTTTGACAAGATTGAAACTAAAAATATAGACACCAAGCGTTCCGATGCTGCAAACCTGGCAAGTGAAAAAGCGATCATGCATCAAGAAACGCCTGCAAGTACATCCTGCTTAGAAAAAGACCCCGAGGTCCCCGCATTAATTACGTTATTTAATTCTACATTCAAAGACTTCAATACGCGCTTAGTTTTAGGTGATGACGAACCTATTTATATTCCCGCAGGCGGCGCCAAGCCTTACCATCAAATTGTGTTTGCCCATGGGTTCTTTTCAAGTGCCCTACATGAAATAGCGCACTGGTGCATTGCAGGGGAAAAGCGTCGACTATTAGAAGATTACGGTTACTGGTATTGCCCAGACGGACGAGATGCAGCGCAGCAAGCTGACTTCGAAAAAGTAGAAGTTAAGCCCCAAGCCATTGAGTGGGCGTTTACAGAAGCGGCAGGAAGGACGTTTCAGGTAAGTACGGATAATCTAAATGGTGCAGAGCCCGACCGAGAGGGCTTTACCCGCAACGTAGCCGCTCAGCTTAAACGTTATAAATCCGAGGGCTTTCCTCCCCGGGCTGAGCGATTTATTAATGCGCTGCTGTCTGTGTTCGGCACAGGTAAGGTATCTGGGTGGCCTAACCGTGTTGTAAATACCAACATAATTAACCGTACATCAACAGATTCCTGCCAACGTGCTGTAAGCAGTGAATTAGGTAACGGGATAGGAGTAGATGCCGAATGA
- a CDS encoding thioesterase family protein has translation MSTPALNWMLDSPYVQQWHIDKTHIDHYQHVNNVAYLSQLESLAWAHSNALGLQFADYQSLNRGMVIKRHELNYHLPTHLGDTLECATWIVHCDSKLTLKRQFQFICPKRNKTVFDAITTFVCVSLDTGAPKRMPKQFVDIYGKACVAL, from the coding sequence TTGAGTACACCAGCGCTTAATTGGATGTTAGACAGCCCCTACGTGCAGCAGTGGCATATTGATAAAACGCACATCGACCACTATCAGCACGTAAACAATGTGGCATACCTGTCGCAATTAGAAAGTTTAGCATGGGCTCATTCAAACGCGCTTGGCTTGCAGTTTGCCGATTATCAATCGCTAAACCGTGGCATGGTCATAAAACGTCACGAGCTAAACTACCACCTGCCAACACACCTTGGCGATACGTTAGAGTGCGCTACCTGGATAGTACATTGCGACAGCAAATTGACGTTGAAACGCCAGTTTCAATTTATCTGCCCAAAGCGCAACAAAACCGTATTTGATGCTATCACCACATTCGTGTGCGTTAGCCTTGATACGGGCGCCCCAAAGCGGATGCCTAAGCAATTCGTGGACATATATGGCAAAGCGTGTGTGGCACTATGA
- a CDS encoding TIGR02281 family clan AA aspartic protease, translated as MKTWIAVVISFLLFVSLGINVYLWLSLKQHNKNAYEIETGYEHRLESENQPEAHSQSWDKTQVKERTEPFNNERSPAYASSGTGINKPSNEPEGQRSFSPHVDQEKLESLTTLLDNGQYPLLATELTKYLKNDPFNESLLLLEGELIELTKPLPTAIVHYYDLAELPLSIGTLAFIDTKIATLYQHAQIQLSRDEQWELVAKLNEPLYQRIPDAKHYTLNLAEAYAYQQKLTLMEDVLAALPLNDRDANIIRNKAYDMRDIANADAAEVKSQTEPTGAEAARYQTRVALERIGDQYRLEAKALNQKATMILDTGASTTAISSRLFARLGRMRNLTFIGNFNIRTASGTIEAPLVQIPRFYFAGYEFNDVSAIVLPEDALPDSDGLLGMNVLGQFDFAIMPQSSELILTERGE; from the coding sequence ATGAAAACATGGATAGCGGTAGTGATTTCGTTTCTTCTTTTTGTGTCGCTAGGCATCAACGTTTACCTGTGGCTTAGTTTAAAGCAGCATAACAAAAACGCGTATGAAATAGAGACAGGCTACGAGCATCGTTTAGAGAGCGAAAATCAGCCAGAAGCCCATTCTCAGTCTTGGGATAAAACTCAGGTAAAAGAAAGAACTGAGCCTTTCAACAATGAGCGCTCTCCTGCTTACGCTTCAAGCGGGACAGGCATTAACAAGCCATCAAATGAACCTGAAGGTCAGCGCTCATTCTCACCCCACGTAGACCAAGAAAAATTAGAATCACTCACCACCCTTCTCGATAACGGGCAGTATCCGTTGCTCGCCACAGAGCTTACAAAGTATTTAAAAAATGATCCGTTCAACGAATCGCTGCTATTGCTAGAAGGTGAACTGATTGAGTTAACTAAGCCTCTCCCTACAGCGATCGTGCACTACTACGACTTGGCTGAACTGCCTCTTTCAATTGGAACTCTTGCATTTATCGACACAAAAATTGCTACCTTGTATCAACACGCGCAGATCCAGTTAAGCCGAGACGAACAATGGGAACTGGTGGCAAAGCTGAATGAACCCTTGTATCAGCGCATACCCGATGCGAAACATTACACGCTGAATTTGGCAGAAGCCTACGCTTATCAGCAAAAGCTTACGTTAATGGAAGACGTGCTTGCTGCACTTCCATTAAACGACAGAGACGCTAATATCATTCGCAATAAAGCCTATGATATGCGCGATATTGCCAACGCAGACGCTGCGGAGGTCAAGAGTCAAACAGAGCCAACAGGCGCTGAAGCCGCACGTTATCAAACCCGTGTAGCCTTAGAGCGCATTGGCGATCAATATCGCCTTGAAGCAAAGGCGCTTAATCAAAAAGCCACCATGATTCTAGATACGGGTGCCAGCACAACAGCAATATCGTCACGACTATTCGCTCGCTTAGGTCGTATGCGAAACCTCACGTTTATCGGTAACTTCAACATTAGAACCGCGTCAGGAACCATTGAAGCCCCTCTGGTACAAATACCGCGATTTTACTTTGCTGGCTACGAGTTCAACGACGTTTCTGCCATCGTGCTACCCGAAGACGCGTTACCCGATTCTGATGGATTGTTGGGAATGAACGTTCTAGGTCAGTTTGACTTTGCGATAATGCCCCAGTCTAGTGAATTGATTTTGACTGAGCGGGGTGAGTAA
- a CDS encoding multiheme c-type cytochrome, which produces MSRLLSLFVLFTLSTSVFAVAQAQEAANCVSCHEEQVEQWKISDHAKAMGHATNSSVLGNFDNTTTRHFTQTAYFFKSGSKFFAKLTEGDVTTTYPISYVFGHYPLQQYLVETQHGQFQVFPFAWDARDSKVGGQRWYPNYSSEDIATNDRLHWKQPLQNWNGMCADCHSSGLTRNFDTDTLSFDSQFDEINVSCKSCHGDMLSHADINNGDFEQKGAELSHVRGAVSKSRKKSGENFAIRPHTLSRKEQASLGKWLLKEGSRIATWHEEKDGELVPASRDNAFMDTCFACHSLRSTLTDGIKPQQPFLDQFTPSLLLSPLYFADGQIREEVYVYGSFLQSRMYEAGVSCIDCHNPHSMKLKIEGNGLCLQCHSVATYQGETHSKHAESEEANQCVNCHMPTRTYMGVDARRDHSFSIPNPHISTKTGAPNACLNCHDKDNVWVSKQLTQWYGRDSTLSRIEEDYVSLMHGDSFNNQAILRIARSTSLPVIKRATALTMLPSTNQPLSSKDLRYFIQSKEPLIRLAAAQAGRALPLHERMKTYVKLLDDEYRAIRIAAANNLIGSSLKSKSFRSALSELTLSNKINQWRGEGSLNQSLVEYKLGNVSQAEVLLKQGIGVDPYFEANYINLAELYRAQHKTQLEKQILLDGAENMPKSDLFNYALGMFYIRNQDKPTAITYFKKATALAPNKPQNWYIYALALDSIGETETGISILKNVITTTPDSSLVKLGLSLSQKLSDEDSTRFFQSKMRQ; this is translated from the coding sequence GTGTCGCGGTTGTTATCACTCTTTGTTTTATTCACGCTGTCAACAAGTGTCTTTGCTGTTGCACAAGCACAAGAAGCCGCAAATTGCGTAAGCTGTCATGAAGAGCAAGTTGAACAGTGGAAAATATCTGATCACGCCAAAGCAATGGGCCATGCTACTAATTCGTCAGTGCTTGGTAACTTTGACAATACAACTACTAGACATTTCACACAAACTGCGTACTTTTTCAAAAGCGGCAGCAAATTCTTCGCAAAGTTAACAGAAGGCGATGTTACAACAACCTATCCCATCTCCTATGTCTTTGGGCACTATCCGCTGCAGCAATATCTAGTAGAAACGCAGCACGGGCAATTTCAGGTTTTTCCCTTTGCATGGGATGCACGTGACAGCAAAGTAGGCGGTCAACGCTGGTATCCCAATTATTCATCAGAAGATATCGCCACCAACGACAGGTTGCATTGGAAACAACCATTGCAAAACTGGAACGGTATGTGTGCTGACTGTCATTCTAGCGGCTTAACGCGTAATTTTGATACCGACACCCTCTCATTTGACAGCCAGTTTGATGAAATTAACGTATCGTGCAAATCTTGCCACGGCGATATGTTGTCACACGCAGACATTAACAATGGTGATTTTGAGCAAAAAGGCGCTGAACTTAGCCACGTACGAGGGGCTGTTAGTAAATCTCGTAAAAAATCAGGTGAAAATTTCGCGATAAGACCTCACACACTATCGCGAAAGGAGCAAGCATCGTTAGGGAAATGGTTGTTAAAAGAAGGAAGTCGTATTGCAACATGGCATGAAGAAAAAGATGGCGAACTTGTTCCAGCGTCCCGGGACAATGCGTTTATGGATACCTGTTTCGCCTGTCATTCACTTCGCAGTACGCTTACTGATGGTATCAAGCCACAGCAACCTTTTTTAGACCAGTTTACCCCTTCGCTGCTGCTCTCCCCGCTCTACTTTGCAGACGGTCAGATTAGAGAAGAGGTATATGTTTACGGTTCGTTTTTGCAAAGCCGGATGTATGAGGCAGGCGTTAGCTGTATCGACTGTCACAATCCCCACTCTATGAAGCTTAAAATAGAAGGTAACGGCTTGTGTTTGCAATGCCATTCAGTCGCTACGTATCAGGGTGAAACCCACAGTAAACATGCAGAAAGTGAAGAGGCTAATCAGTGCGTCAACTGCCATATGCCAACCCGCACATACATGGGAGTAGATGCAAGACGCGACCACAGTTTCAGCATTCCAAACCCGCATATTTCAACTAAAACGGGAGCCCCAAACGCATGTTTAAATTGCCATGACAAAGATAATGTGTGGGTATCGAAGCAACTAACACAATGGTACGGAAGAGATTCTACCCTAAGTAGGATTGAAGAAGATTACGTGTCACTTATGCATGGCGATAGTTTTAATAATCAAGCTATATTACGCATTGCACGCTCAACTTCGTTGCCTGTAATAAAGCGAGCAACGGCGTTAACCATGCTCCCTTCAACTAATCAGCCGCTAAGTAGTAAAGATTTACGATATTTCATCCAAAGTAAGGAACCGCTAATTAGATTAGCGGCAGCGCAAGCCGGCCGCGCTCTTCCACTTCATGAACGAATGAAAACGTACGTCAAATTACTAGATGACGAATATCGAGCCATTCGCATTGCGGCGGCAAACAACCTCATTGGTTCGAGTCTAAAAAGCAAAAGCTTTAGGAGCGCGCTGTCAGAACTGACTTTGTCAAATAAGATAAATCAATGGCGTGGTGAAGGTAGCCTGAATCAAAGTTTAGTTGAATACAAGTTAGGTAATGTTAGTCAGGCAGAAGTATTATTAAAACAAGGGATCGGTGTAGACCCATACTTTGAAGCCAATTATATAAATCTTGCAGAGCTTTACCGTGCTCAGCACAAAACACAGTTAGAAAAACAGATCTTACTCGATGGGGCTGAAAACATGCCCAAGAGCGATTTATTCAATTACGCTCTCGGAATGTTTTATATTCGAAATCAAGATAAACCAACTGCGATCACTTACTTTAAGAAAGCCACAGCACTTGCACCGAATAAACCACAAAATTGGTATATCTATGCACTTGCACTAGATAGTATTGGTGAAACCGAAACGGGGATTAGCATTTTGAAAAATGTCATTACCACCACCCCAGATAGTTCCCTTGTTAAACTAGGCTTGTCATTGTCACAGAAACTCAGCGATGAAGACTCAACACGCTTTTTTCAATCAAAAATGAGACAGTAG
- a CDS encoding HopJ type III effector protein — protein MAYSNTQDLVQAVTNSPDTIEFNDVIALIDSAFTFTPTAFTNGDVSNEANQNNGSCKLLALGQHLNLNQAQTLALFGRFYREDVLHNPNGDDHANIRNFMKTGHEGVAFETFPLVLTHAI, from the coding sequence ATGGCATACAGCAACACCCAAGACTTAGTTCAAGCAGTTACTAATTCCCCAGATACTATCGAATTTAACGACGTTATTGCGCTTATTGATAGCGCATTTACTTTCACGCCCACTGCTTTTACCAATGGTGATGTGTCAAATGAAGCAAACCAGAACAACGGCTCGTGCAAGCTACTTGCACTGGGTCAGCACTTAAATCTCAATCAAGCGCAAACGCTGGCCTTATTTGGACGTTTTTATCGCGAAGACGTACTTCATAACCCTAACGGCGACGATCACGCCAATATTCGCAACTTTATGAAAACGGGGCATGAAGGCGTGGCATTTGAGACGTTTCCTTTAGTACTAACTCACGCTATCTAA